The region TCGTAGGGAGAGAGCTCCACGACCACTCGGTCCTCGGGGAGGATCCGGATGTAGTGCTGCCGCATCTTCCCGCTGATGTGCGCGAGGACCCGGTGCCCGTTCTCCAGCTCCACGCGGAACATCGCGTTCGGCAGGGGTTCGACGACCCGGCCCTCGACCTCGATCGCCCCGTCTTTCTTGGCCATGTCCTCCGCGTTCCGTGACAGGTGTCAGTGTCTTCTCGTGCTGTGTACGGAGTCCCCACCGCGGGATGCGACGAGTTCTCCGAGCACGGCACGCGACGAGGAGACGGGACCGAAGGGTGCGAAGGCACGACCGGAACCGGCGCCACGAGGCGCGCCGATAGCCCAGTGTACGTGTGTTGCGCAGGTCGGCGCACATGGGGTACCGGGCGCGCGGGGCGCTGCCGGAGAACCCGGGCGGACCGGACGGAATCCCGTTGACCTCGACCCGCGTGCAGGTGGTGGGGCCGTGGAGGCAGAGCCTACCCCGGCAACGGGTCGACCGGCGGTACCCGCGCCGGGCCCGGGTGGGCGGCCGCCCCGGCCAGTGCAGCCGCTCCGGCACCGGGACGACCGACGCCCGAGTGGCTCGAGCGCCGGTCATCGACGCTCGAGCCGCTCAGGCGGCGGTCAGAGCGCCTTGAGCTCCTCGGTCACCTCCGAGACGGACTTCTTCGCGTCCCCGAACAGCATCGAGGTGTTGTCCGCGTAGAACAACGGGTTGTCGATGCCGGCGAACCCGCTGCTCATCGACCGCTTCAGCACGATCACCGAGCGGGACTGGTCGACGTTGAGGATCGGCATCCCGTGGATGGGCGACCCGGGGTCCGTCCGTGCCGCCGGGTTGGTGACGTCGTTCGCCCCGATCACCAGCGTCACGTCGGTGCGGGCGAACTCGTCGTTGATGTCGTCCATCTCCTTGAGCGCGTCGTAGGAGACGTCGGCCTCGGCCAGCAGGACGTTCATGTGTCCCGGCATCCGGCCGGCGACCGGGTGGATCGCGTACT is a window of Pseudonocardia sp. T1-2H DNA encoding:
- the infA gene encoding translation initiation factor IF-1, which encodes MAKKDGAIEVEGRVVEPLPNAMFRVELENGHRVLAHISGKMRQHYIRILPEDRVVVELSPYDLTRGRIVYRYK